A region from the Alosa alosa isolate M-15738 ecotype Scorff River chromosome 7, AALO_Geno_1.1, whole genome shotgun sequence genome encodes:
- the cxcl12b gene encoding chemokine (C-X-C motif) ligand 12b (stromal cell-derived factor 1) isoform X1 — protein MDVKILAVLTLLTVALHLPSSAAKPISLVERCWCRSTLNTVPKSSIREIKFLHTPNCPFQVIAKLKNSDREVCINPKTKWLQQYLRNAINKIKKSRKRSN, from the exons ATGGATGTCAAAATTCTGGCAGTGCTCACGCTTCTGACGGTGGCTCTGCACTTACCCAGCTCTGCCG CCAAGCCCATCAGCCTGGTGGAGCGCTGTTGGTGCCGTTCCACGCTCAACACCGTGCCCAAGAGCAGCATCCGCGAGATCAAGTTCCTCCACACGCCCAACTGCCCCTTCCAAGTCAT tGCCAAGCTCAAGAACAGCGACCGGGAGGTCTGCATAAACCCCAAGACCAAATGGCTCCAGCAGTATCTGAGGAATGCCATTAACAA GATCAAGAAGTCGAGGAAACGTTCAAATTAA
- the cxcl12b gene encoding chemokine (C-X-C motif) ligand 12b (stromal cell-derived factor 1) isoform X2 gives MDVKILAVLTLLTVALHLPSSAAKPISLVERCWCRSTLNTVPKSSIREIKFLHTPNCPFQVIAKLKNSDREVCINPKTKWLQQYLRNAINK, from the exons ATGGATGTCAAAATTCTGGCAGTGCTCACGCTTCTGACGGTGGCTCTGCACTTACCCAGCTCTGCCG CCAAGCCCATCAGCCTGGTGGAGCGCTGTTGGTGCCGTTCCACGCTCAACACCGTGCCCAAGAGCAGCATCCGCGAGATCAAGTTCCTCCACACGCCCAACTGCCCCTTCCAAGTCAT tGCCAAGCTCAAGAACAGCGACCGGGAGGTCTGCATAAACCCCAAGACCAAATGGCTCCAGCAGTATCTGAGGAATGCCATTAACAAGTAA